One segment of Cynocephalus volans isolate mCynVol1 chromosome 8, mCynVol1.pri, whole genome shotgun sequence DNA contains the following:
- the DENND4B gene encoding DENN domain-containing protein 4B isoform X5: MWQSLLGHWARKCPRATHASRLLQGATPWNSVLGSWVELNPSSATVGAVTSPPSLSSGCGMRGRNVPSLASKYSTRHLTATQPIWPLQALGTPEPSSLTGGQQRGQGCMHWASLTSAWCCPVRVKALLILTADCPATSTLAWHISHFIHNVPFPSPQRPRILVQMSPYDNLLLCQPVSSPLPLSGASFLQLLQSLGPELAITLLLAVLTEHKLLVHSLRPDLLTSVCEALISMIFPLHWQCPYIPLCPLVLADVLSAPVPFIVGIHSSYFDLHDPPADVICVDLDTNTLFQTEEKKPLSPRTLPRRPYKVLLATLTNLYQQLDQTYTGPEEEASLEFLLTDYEAVCGRRARLEREVQGAFLRFMACLLKGYRVFLRPLTQAPSEGSRDVDNLFFLQGFLKSRERSSHKLYSQLLHTQMFSQFIEECSFGSCRHAALEFFDSCVDKVHPEQEKPEPTPLVELEELSGSELTVFITPPEEPPVPEGSESTPQYCYDGFPELQAELFESPQEQPGALPVPGPSRSAPSSPAPRRTKQEMKVAQRMAQKSAAVPELWARCLLGHCYGLWFLCLPAYVRSAPSRVRALHTAYHVLRQMESRKVVLPDEVCYRVLMQLCSHYGQPVLSVRVMLEMRRAGIVPNTITYGYYNKAVLESKWPSGTPGGRLRWAKLRNVVLGAAQFRQPLRERQQQQQAVAHQEAGSSQTEPRLERPSPTRPLQRQTTWAGRSLRDPASPTGRLVKSGSLGSARGAQPTVEAGVAHMIEALGVLESRGSPVPWHDGSLSDLSLTGEEPAPEGSPGGSGSALSAQSMEALEGLSGQGPKASGHQDEAGTPRRGLGARLQQLLTPSRRSPASRIPPPELPPEQPPPARRSPMDSLLRPRERPGSTASESSASLGSEWDLSESSLSSLSLRRSSELLSDTPGSFQSPSLEILLSSCSLCRACDSLVYDEEIMAGWAPDDSNLNTTCPFCACPFVPLLSVQTLDSRPSAPSPKPAPAGTSGSKDAPIPGGPGPVLSDRRLCLALDEPQLCNGHMGGASRRVDSGAWAYLSPLVLRKELESLVENEGSEVLALPELPAAHPIIFWNLLWYFQRLRLPSILPGLVLASCDGPPPSQAPSPWLTPDPASVQVRLLWDVLTPDPNSCPPLYVLWRVHSQIPQRVMWPGPVPTSLSLALLESVMRHVGLNEVHKAVGLLLETLGSPPTGLHLQRSIYREILFLTMAALGKDHVDIVSFDKNYKSAFNKLASSMGKEELRQRRAQMPTPKAIDCRKCFGAPLEC, from the exons GCTGCCCAGTAAGGGTGAAGGCACTCCTCATACTTACTGCCGATTGCCCCGCAACCTCAACCCTGGCATG GCACATCTCCCACTTCATTCACAAcgtccctttcccttccccacaGAGACCCCGAATCCTAGTGCAG ATGTCTCCCTATGACAATCTGCTCCTCTGTCAACCTGTATCCTCACCCCTGCCTCTCAG TGGTGCCAGcttcctgcagctgctgcagaGCCTGGGCCCTGAGCTGGCTATCACGCTGCTACTGGCTGTGCTGACGGAGCACAAACTGCTGGTCCACTCGTTGCGGCCAGACCTGCTCACCAGTGTCTGTGAGGCCCTCATCTCG ATGATCTTCCCACTGCACTGGCAGTGCCCCTATATTCCGCTTTGCCCACTGGTGCTGGCAGATGTGCTGAGCGCTCCAGTGCCCTTCATCGTGGGTATCCACTCCAGCTACTTCGATCTGCATGACCCACCTGCTGATGTCATCTGTGTTGATCTTGATACCAACACACTCTTCCA GACTGAGGAAAAGAAGCCTCTCTCCCCTCGGACCCTGCCCCGAAGACCCTACAAGGTTCTGCTGGCCACACTGACAAACCTGTACCAGCAGCTGGACCAGA CATATACTGGACCTGAGGAGGAGGCATCCCTGGAATTCCTGCTGACAGACTACGAGGCGGTGTGTGGCCGCCGGGCCCGACTAGAACGTGAAGTCCAGGGAGCCTTTCTCCGCTTCATGGCCTGTCTGCTCAAGGGCTACCGGGTCTTCCTGCGCCCACTCACCCAGGCTCCCTCTGAGGGGTCTCGTGATGTTGACAACCTTTTCTTCCTACAGG GCTTCCTGAAGTCCCGGGAACGCTCCAGCCACAAACTGTACTCTCAGCTGCTGCACACACAGATGTTCTCGCAGTTCATCGAGGAATGCTCTTTTGGCTCTTGTCGGCAtgctgcccttgaattctttgaCTCTTGTGTTGATAAG GTCCACCCAGAGCAGGAGAAGCCTGAGCCAACACCCTTAGTGGAGCTGGAAGAGTTGTCGGGTAGTGAGCTCACTGTCTTTATCACCCCTCCTGAGGAGCCCCCAGTACCAGAGGGCAGTGAATCAACTCCCCAGTACTG CTATGATGGGTTCCCAGAGCTACAGGCTGAGCTGTTTGAATCTCCTCAAGAGCAACCTGGGGCCCTGCCTGTTCCAGGCCCTTCCCGTAGTGCTCCCAGCAGTCCTGCCCCTCGCCGTACCAAACAG GAGATGAAGGTTGCACAACGGATGGCACAGAAGTCAGCAGCTGTGCCTGAGCTGTGGGCTCGGTGCCTGCTGGGGCACTGCTATGGGCTGTGGTTCCTGTGTCTGCCCGCCTACGTGCGGTCAGCACCCTCCCGGGTGCGGGCATTGCACACAGCCTACCATGTGCTGCGCCAGATGGAGAGCCGCAAGGTGGTACTCCCTGATGAG GTGTGTTACCGGGTGCTGATGCAGCTCTGCTCACACTATGGACAGCCTGTGCTGTCTGTGCGGGTCATGTTGGAGATGCGGCGGGCAGGCATCGTGCCCAACACCATCACCTATGGTTACTACAACAAG GCTGTACTGGAAAGCAAGTGGCCGTCTGGCACACCAGGTGGGCGCCTGCGCTGGGCCAAGCTCCGGAATGTTGTCTTGGGGGCTGCTCAGTTCCGTCAGCCTTTAAGAgaaaggcagcagcagcagcaggcggTAGCACATCAAGAGGCAGGCAGCTCCCAGACAG AGCCCCGTCTGGAgcgcccctcccccacccgccCCCTTCAGCGCCAGACTACTTGGGCTGGGCGAAGTCTGCGAGATCCAGCCTCACCCACTGGGCGCCTGGTGAAGAGTGGCAGCCTGGGCAGTGCCCGAGGGGCACAGCCCACTGTGGAGGCTGGTGTGGCTCACA TGATAGAAGCCTTGGGGGTCCTGGAATCCCGGGGGTCACCTGTGCCCTGGCATGATGGAAGTCTCTCAGACCTGAGCCTAACAGGGGAGGAACCAGCACCTGAAGGCAGCCCAGGGGGCTCAGGCTCGGCCCTGAGTGCCCAGTCCATGGAGGCCCTGGAAGGGCTAAGTGGGCAGGGTCCCAAGGCTAGTGGGCATCAGGATGAGGCAGGCACCCCCCGCCGAGGGTTGGGTGCCCGCCTCCAACAACTGCTCACTCCTTCACGCCGCTCCCCTGCCTCCCGCATTCCCCCTCCCGAGCTGCCCCCTGAACAGCCTCCCCCAGCTCGCCGTAGCCCCATGGACAGCCTTCTGCGCCCCCGGGAGCGCCCTGGATCCACAGCCTCTGAG AGctcagcctctctgggcagtgAGTGGGACCTCTCAGAATCTTCTCTCAGCAGCCTAAGCCTTCGCCGTTCCTCAGAACTCCTCAGTGACACACCAGGATCCTTCCAGTCACCTTCCCTGGAA ATTCTGCTGTCTAGCTGCTCCTTGTGCCGTGCCTGTGATTCGCTGGTGTACGATGAGGAAATCATGGCTGGCTGGGCACCTGATGACTCTAACCTCAACACAACCTGCCCCTTCTGCGCCTGCCCCTTTGTGCCCCTGCTCAGTGTCCAGACCCTTGATTCCCGACCCAG TGCCCCAAGCCCCAAGCCTGCCCCTGCTGGTACCAGTGGCAGCAAAGATGCTCCCATCCCTGGTGGTCCTGGCCCTGTACTCAGTGACCGCAGGCTCTGCCTTGCTCTGGATGAGCCCCAGCTTTGCAACGGGCACATGGGG GGTGCCTCCCGGCGGGTTGACAGTGGGGCATGGGCATACCTGAGCCCCCTGGTGCTACGTAAGGAGCTGGAGTCACTGGTAGAGAATGAGGGCAGTGAGGTGCTAGCATTGCCTGAGCTTCCTGCTGCCCACCCCATCATCTTCTGGAACCTTCTGTGGTATTTCCAACGGCTGCGCCTGCCAAGTATTCTACCAGGCCTGGTGTTGGCCTCCTGTGATGGGCCCCCACCCTCCCAG GCCCCGTCTCCTTGGCTAACCCCTGATCCAGCCTCTGTGCAGGTGCGGCTGCTGTGGGATGTCCTTACCCCTGACCCTAATAGCTGTCCACCTCTTTATGTGCTCTGGAGGGTCCACA GCCAGATCCCCCAGCGAGTGATGTGGCCAGGCCCAGTACCTACATCTCTTAGCTTGGCATTGTTGGAGTCAGTGATGCGCCATGTAGGACTCAATGAGGTGCACAAGGCTGTGGGGCTCCTGCTGGAAACTCTAGGGTCCCCACCCACTGGCCTGCACCTGCAGAG GAGCATCTACCGTGAGATCTTATTCCTGACAATGGCGGCTCTGGGCAAGGACCACGTGGACATAG TGTCCTTCGACAAGAATTACAAGTCCGCCTTTAACAAGCTGGCCAGCAGCATGGGCAAGGAGGAGCTGAGACAGCGGCGGGCACAGATGCCCACTCCCAAGGCCATTGACTGTCGAAAATGCTTTGGAGCACCTCTGGAATGTTAG